The Syngnathus typhle isolate RoL2023-S1 ecotype Sweden linkage group LG1, RoL_Styp_1.0, whole genome shotgun sequence genome includes a window with the following:
- the aco1 gene encoding cytoplasmic aconitate hydratase isoform X2 produces MAETVNHPFQRIVEPLDPQVANQHFYNLSKLEDPRYGSLPFCIRVLLESAVRNCDGFLVKPSDVENILNWKQTQTQRVEIPFMPARVILQDFTGVPAVVDFAAMRDAVVKLGGDPAKINPVCPADLVIDHSVQVDFNKKSDSLQKNQNLEFERNRERFQFLKWGSQAFRNMRIIPPGSGIVHQVNLEYLARVVFNHRGFFYPDSLVGTDSHTTMIDGLGVLGWGVGGIEAEAVMLGQPISMVLPEVVGYKLRGSPDRFITSTDIVLTVTEHLRQVGVVGKFVEFFGPSVAHLSIADRATISNMCPEYGATAAFFPVDGVSVEYLKQTGREAQKLAYITKYLKAVGMFRDYGDVSQDPDFSQVVELDLGTVVPCCSGPKRPQDKIPLSDMKEDFERCLVAKQGFKGFAVSPDGPSATVPFCYDGKDYSLSHGSVVIAAITSCTNTSNPSVMLGAGLLAKKAVENGLSVRPYIKTSLSPGSGVVTYYLKESGVMDYLSQLGFEVVGYGCMTCIGNSGPLPEPVVEAISQGDLVAAGVLSGNRNFEGRVHPNTRANYLASPPLVIAYAIAGTVKIDFETEPIAVNSHGRGVFLRDIWPTREEIQQEETKFVIPTMFREVYQNVEKGNERWNSLVAPSDELYPWDGASTYIKSPPFFDGLSMQLNPPAAIDSAYVLLNLGDSVTTDHISPAGNITRSSPAARYLSSRGISPREFNSYGSRRGNDAIMARGTFANIRLFNKFLNKQAPQTVFLPTGEVMDVFDAAERYGQSGVPLLILAGKEYGSGSSRDWAAKGPLLLGIKAVLAESYERIHRSNLVGMGIIPLEYLPGDNAESLGLTGRERFHIAIPENIAPGMIVAVTLHTGKTFGVRMRFDTDVELAYFHHGGILNYMIRKMSKN; encoded by the exons ATGGCTGAAACTGTCAATCATCCATTCCAACGTATAGTGGAGCCCCTGGATCCCCAGGTTGCAAATCAGCATTTCTATAATCTCTCCAAACTTGAAGATCCCAGATATG GGAGCTTGCCGTTCTGCATCCGTGTTCTCTTGGAGTCTGCCGTCAGAAACTGCGACGGCTTTCTGGTGAAACCGTCTGACGTGGAAAATATCCTCAACTGGAAGCAAACCCAGACGCAGAGGGTGGAGATCCCGTTCATGCCGGCGCGCGTCATCCTGCAGGACTTCAC CGGCGTACCCGCTGTGGTGGATTTTGCCGCCATGCGCGATGCGGTGGTTAAGCTTGGCGGAGACCCTGCCAAAATCAATCCCGTTTGCCCGGCTGACCTAGTCATTGATCATTCTGTCCAAGTGGACTTTAACAAAAA GTCTGATAGCCTCCAGAAAAATCAAAACTTGGAGTTTGAGCGCAACAGAGAGAGATTCCAGTTCCTTAAG TGGGGCTCCCAAGCTTTCAGGAACATGCGTATCATTCCGCCCGGTTCAGGGATTGTCCACCAAGTCAACTTGGAGTATTTGGCCCGGGTGGTGTTTAACCACCGAGGCTTTTTCTACCCCGACAGCCTGGTGGGCACCGATTCCCATACCACCATGATCGATGGCCTCGGTGTTCTGGGATGGG GCGTGGGTGGCATCGAAGCAGAGGCGGTGATGCTGGGTCAGCCCATCAGCATGGTTCTACCCGAGGTGGTCGGATACAAGTTGCGCGGCAGCCCCGACCGCTTCATTACGTCCACCGACATTGTTCTCACCGTCACCGAG CATCTGCGCCAAGTGGGCGTCGTCGGCAAGTTTGTGGAGTTTTTCGGGCCcagcgtggctcacctgtccaTTGCGGACAGAGCCACCATCTCCAACATGTGTCCAGAATACGGAGCCACCGCAGCGTTCTTTCCGGTGGATGGCGTCAGCGTGGAATACCTCAAGCAGACCG GGCGAGAAGCACAAAAGCTGGCCTACATTACAAAATATCTGAAGGCCGTGGGCATGTTCCGGGACTACGGCGACGTCTCCCAGGATCCAGATTTCAGTCAG GTTGTagagttggacctcgggacggtGGTTCCGTGCTGCAGTGGGCCCAAGAGACCTCAGGACAAAATTCCTCTTTCAGACATGAAGGAAGACTTTGAAAGGTGTCTGGTTGCAAAG CAAGGTTTCAAAGGCTTTGCCGTGTCCCCGGATGGTCCGAGCGCCACGGTCCCCTTCTGCTACGACGGAAAAGACTACTCGTTAAGCCACGGCTCTGTTGTGATCGCGGCCATCACCAGCTGCACAAACACCAGCAACCCGTCCGTCATGCTCGGAGCCG GACTCCTCGCTAAGAAGGCGGTGGAGAACGGCTTAAGCGTGAGGCCTTACATCAAGACCAGCCTTTCGCCCGGCAGTGGAGTGGTGACCTATTACCTGAAGGAGAGCGGCGTTATGGACTATCTCTCTCAGTTGGG CTTTGAGGTGGTCGGCTACGGTTGCATGACCTGCATAGGAAACAGTGGACCCCTCCCGGAGCCGGTGGTGGAGGCCATCTCCCAG GGAGACTTGGTCGCCGCAGGCGTCCTGTCCGGAAACCGAAACTTTGAAGGTCGCGTCCACCCCAATACCAGAGCCAATTACCTTGCCTCGCCGCCGCTCGTTATTGCTTACGCCATAGCCGGGACCGTAAAGATTGACTTTGAGACAGAACCTATCG CTGTTAATTCCCATGGCCGAGGGGTCTTCTTGAGGGACATCTGGCCCACGCGCGAAGAGATCCAGCAAGAGGAGACAAAGTTTGTCATCCCGACAATGTTCAGAGAAGTCTACCAAAACGTCGAG AAAGGGAACGAACGCTGGAACTCTCTGGTGGCGCCGTCGGACGAGCTGTATCCCTGGGATGGCGCCTCCACGTATATCAAGTCCCCGCCGTTCTTTGATGGCTTG AGCATGCAGTTAAATCCTCCGGCAGCCATAGACAGCGCCTACGTGCTGCTGAACTTGGGCGACTCAGTGACGACGGACCACATTTCACCTGCTGGGAACATCACCAGAAGCAGCCCCGCCGCCCGCTACCTGTCAAGCAGAGG CATCAGCCCACGCGAGTTCAACTCTTACGGCTCCCGTCGAGGGAATGACGCCATCATGGCCCGGGGGACGTTTGCCAACATCCGCCTGTTTAACAAATTCCTCAACAAGCAGGCGCCGCAAACTGTTTTCCTGCCAACTGGCGAAGTG ATGGACGTTTTTGATGCCGCCGAGCGATACGGCCAATCGGGAGTCCCGCTCCTGATTCTTGCCGGGAAGGAGTATGGTTCGGGTAGCTCGAGAGATTGGGCAGCCAAAGGTCCATTGTTGCTG GGCATCAAGGCTGTTCTCGCCGAGAGCTACGAGCGGATCCATCGGAGCAATCTGGTGGGGATGGGAATAATTCCGCTGGAGTATTTGCCGGGAGACAACGCAGAGAGTCTGGGCTTGACCGGAAGAGAACGCTTCCACATCGCCATCCCCGAGAACATCGCCCCTGGAATGATCGTGGCCGTGACG CTCCACACGGGCAAAACCTTTGGCGTACGGATGAGGTTCGACACCGACGTGGAACTGGCCTATTTCCACCACGGGGGGATCCTGAACTACATGATCCGCAAGATGTCTAAAAATTAA
- the aco1 gene encoding cytoplasmic aconitate hydratase isoform X3 → MAETVNHPFQRIVEPLDPQVANQHFYNLSKLEDPRYGSLPFCIRVLLESAVRNCDGFLVKPSDVENILNWKQTQTQRVEIPFMPARVILQDFTGVPAVVDFAAMRDAVVKLGGDPAKINPVCPADLVIDHSVQVDFNKKSDSLQKNQNLEFERNRERFQFLKWGSQAFRNMRIIPPGSGIVHQVNLEYLARVVFNHRGFFYPDSLVGTDSHTTMIDGLGVLGWGVGGIEAEAVMLGQPISMVLPEVVGYKLRGSPDRFITSTDIVLTVTEHLRQVGVVGKFVEFFGPSVAHLSIADRATISNMCPEYGATAAFFPVDGVSVEYLKQTGREAQKLAYITKYLKAVGMFRDYGDVSQDPDFSQVVELDLGTVVPCCSGPKRPQDKIPLSDMKEDFERCLVAKQGFKGFAVSPDGPSATVPFCYDGKDYSLSHGSVVIAAITSCTNTSNPSVMLGAGLLAKKAVENGLSVRPYIKTSLSPGSGVVTYYLKESGVMDYLSQLGFEVVGYGCMTCIGNSGPLPEPVVEAISQGDLVAAGVLSGNRNFEGRVHPNTRANYLASPPLVIAYAIAGTVKIDFETEPIAVNSHGRGVFLRDIWPTREEIQQEETKFVIPTMFREVYQNVEKGNERWNSLVAPSDELYPWDGASTYIKSPPFFDGLSMQLNPPAAIDSAYVLLNLGDSVTTDHISPAGNITRSSPAARYLSSRGISPREFNSYGSRRGNDAIMARGTFANIRLFNKFLNKQAPQTVFLPTGEVVGSRSS, encoded by the exons ATGGCTGAAACTGTCAATCATCCATTCCAACGTATAGTGGAGCCCCTGGATCCCCAGGTTGCAAATCAGCATTTCTATAATCTCTCCAAACTTGAAGATCCCAGATATG GGAGCTTGCCGTTCTGCATCCGTGTTCTCTTGGAGTCTGCCGTCAGAAACTGCGACGGCTTTCTGGTGAAACCGTCTGACGTGGAAAATATCCTCAACTGGAAGCAAACCCAGACGCAGAGGGTGGAGATCCCGTTCATGCCGGCGCGCGTCATCCTGCAGGACTTCAC CGGCGTACCCGCTGTGGTGGATTTTGCCGCCATGCGCGATGCGGTGGTTAAGCTTGGCGGAGACCCTGCCAAAATCAATCCCGTTTGCCCGGCTGACCTAGTCATTGATCATTCTGTCCAAGTGGACTTTAACAAAAA GTCTGATAGCCTCCAGAAAAATCAAAACTTGGAGTTTGAGCGCAACAGAGAGAGATTCCAGTTCCTTAAG TGGGGCTCCCAAGCTTTCAGGAACATGCGTATCATTCCGCCCGGTTCAGGGATTGTCCACCAAGTCAACTTGGAGTATTTGGCCCGGGTGGTGTTTAACCACCGAGGCTTTTTCTACCCCGACAGCCTGGTGGGCACCGATTCCCATACCACCATGATCGATGGCCTCGGTGTTCTGGGATGGG GCGTGGGTGGCATCGAAGCAGAGGCGGTGATGCTGGGTCAGCCCATCAGCATGGTTCTACCCGAGGTGGTCGGATACAAGTTGCGCGGCAGCCCCGACCGCTTCATTACGTCCACCGACATTGTTCTCACCGTCACCGAG CATCTGCGCCAAGTGGGCGTCGTCGGCAAGTTTGTGGAGTTTTTCGGGCCcagcgtggctcacctgtccaTTGCGGACAGAGCCACCATCTCCAACATGTGTCCAGAATACGGAGCCACCGCAGCGTTCTTTCCGGTGGATGGCGTCAGCGTGGAATACCTCAAGCAGACCG GGCGAGAAGCACAAAAGCTGGCCTACATTACAAAATATCTGAAGGCCGTGGGCATGTTCCGGGACTACGGCGACGTCTCCCAGGATCCAGATTTCAGTCAG GTTGTagagttggacctcgggacggtGGTTCCGTGCTGCAGTGGGCCCAAGAGACCTCAGGACAAAATTCCTCTTTCAGACATGAAGGAAGACTTTGAAAGGTGTCTGGTTGCAAAG CAAGGTTTCAAAGGCTTTGCCGTGTCCCCGGATGGTCCGAGCGCCACGGTCCCCTTCTGCTACGACGGAAAAGACTACTCGTTAAGCCACGGCTCTGTTGTGATCGCGGCCATCACCAGCTGCACAAACACCAGCAACCCGTCCGTCATGCTCGGAGCCG GACTCCTCGCTAAGAAGGCGGTGGAGAACGGCTTAAGCGTGAGGCCTTACATCAAGACCAGCCTTTCGCCCGGCAGTGGAGTGGTGACCTATTACCTGAAGGAGAGCGGCGTTATGGACTATCTCTCTCAGTTGGG CTTTGAGGTGGTCGGCTACGGTTGCATGACCTGCATAGGAAACAGTGGACCCCTCCCGGAGCCGGTGGTGGAGGCCATCTCCCAG GGAGACTTGGTCGCCGCAGGCGTCCTGTCCGGAAACCGAAACTTTGAAGGTCGCGTCCACCCCAATACCAGAGCCAATTACCTTGCCTCGCCGCCGCTCGTTATTGCTTACGCCATAGCCGGGACCGTAAAGATTGACTTTGAGACAGAACCTATCG CTGTTAATTCCCATGGCCGAGGGGTCTTCTTGAGGGACATCTGGCCCACGCGCGAAGAGATCCAGCAAGAGGAGACAAAGTTTGTCATCCCGACAATGTTCAGAGAAGTCTACCAAAACGTCGAG AAAGGGAACGAACGCTGGAACTCTCTGGTGGCGCCGTCGGACGAGCTGTATCCCTGGGATGGCGCCTCCACGTATATCAAGTCCCCGCCGTTCTTTGATGGCTTG AGCATGCAGTTAAATCCTCCGGCAGCCATAGACAGCGCCTACGTGCTGCTGAACTTGGGCGACTCAGTGACGACGGACCACATTTCACCTGCTGGGAACATCACCAGAAGCAGCCCCGCCGCCCGCTACCTGTCAAGCAGAGG CATCAGCCCACGCGAGTTCAACTCTTACGGCTCCCGTCGAGGGAATGACGCCATCATGGCCCGGGGGACGTTTGCCAACATCCGCCTGTTTAACAAATTCCTCAACAAGCAGGCGCCGCAAACTGTTTTCCTGCCAACTGGCGAAGTG GTTGGTTCTCGGTCATCATAA
- the aco1 gene encoding cytoplasmic aconitate hydratase isoform X1 — protein MAETVNHPFQRIVEPLDPQVANQHFYNLSKLEDPRYGSLPFCIRVLLESAVRNCDGFLVKPSDVENILNWKQTQTQRVEIPFMPARVILQDFTGVPAVVDFAAMRDAVVKLGGDPAKINPVCPADLVIDHSVQVDFNKKSDSLQKNQNLEFERNRERFQFLKWGSQAFRNMRIIPPGSGIVHQVNLEYLARVVFNHRGFFYPDSLVGTDSHTTMIDGLGVLGWGVGGIEAEAVMLGQPISMVLPEVVGYKLRGSPDRFITSTDIVLTVTEHLRQVGVVGKFVEFFGPSVAHLSIADRATISNMCPEYGATAAFFPVDGVSVEYLKQTGREAQKLAYITKYLKAVGMFRDYGDVSQDPDFSQVVELDLGTVVPCCSGPKRPQDKIPLSDMKEDFERCLVAKQGFKGFAVSPDGPSATVPFCYDGKDYSLSHGSVVIAAITSCTNTSNPSVMLGAGLLAKKAVENGLSVRPYIKTSLSPGSGVVTYYLKESGVMDYLSQLGFEVVGYGCMTCIGNSGPLPEPVVEAISQGDLVAAGVLSGNRNFEGRVHPNTRANYLASPPLVIAYAIAGTVKIDFETEPIAVNSHGRGVFLRDIWPTREEIQQEETKFVIPTMFREVYQNVEKGNERWNSLVAPSDELYPWDGASTYIKSPPFFDGLSMQLNPPAAIDSAYVLLNLGDSVTTDHISPAGNITRSSPAARYLSSRGISPREFNSYGSRRGNDAIMARGTFANIRLFNKFLNKQAPQTVFLPTGEVMDVFDAAERYGQSGVPLLILAGKEYGSGSSRDWAAKGPLLLIRRRSFKTIKSRLSLKAVSHVSTPQIKGIKAVLAESYERIHRSNLVGMGIIPLEYLPGDNAESLGLTGRERFHIAIPENIAPGMIVAVTLHTGKTFGVRMRFDTDVELAYFHHGGILNYMIRKMSKN, from the exons ATGGCTGAAACTGTCAATCATCCATTCCAACGTATAGTGGAGCCCCTGGATCCCCAGGTTGCAAATCAGCATTTCTATAATCTCTCCAAACTTGAAGATCCCAGATATG GGAGCTTGCCGTTCTGCATCCGTGTTCTCTTGGAGTCTGCCGTCAGAAACTGCGACGGCTTTCTGGTGAAACCGTCTGACGTGGAAAATATCCTCAACTGGAAGCAAACCCAGACGCAGAGGGTGGAGATCCCGTTCATGCCGGCGCGCGTCATCCTGCAGGACTTCAC CGGCGTACCCGCTGTGGTGGATTTTGCCGCCATGCGCGATGCGGTGGTTAAGCTTGGCGGAGACCCTGCCAAAATCAATCCCGTTTGCCCGGCTGACCTAGTCATTGATCATTCTGTCCAAGTGGACTTTAACAAAAA GTCTGATAGCCTCCAGAAAAATCAAAACTTGGAGTTTGAGCGCAACAGAGAGAGATTCCAGTTCCTTAAG TGGGGCTCCCAAGCTTTCAGGAACATGCGTATCATTCCGCCCGGTTCAGGGATTGTCCACCAAGTCAACTTGGAGTATTTGGCCCGGGTGGTGTTTAACCACCGAGGCTTTTTCTACCCCGACAGCCTGGTGGGCACCGATTCCCATACCACCATGATCGATGGCCTCGGTGTTCTGGGATGGG GCGTGGGTGGCATCGAAGCAGAGGCGGTGATGCTGGGTCAGCCCATCAGCATGGTTCTACCCGAGGTGGTCGGATACAAGTTGCGCGGCAGCCCCGACCGCTTCATTACGTCCACCGACATTGTTCTCACCGTCACCGAG CATCTGCGCCAAGTGGGCGTCGTCGGCAAGTTTGTGGAGTTTTTCGGGCCcagcgtggctcacctgtccaTTGCGGACAGAGCCACCATCTCCAACATGTGTCCAGAATACGGAGCCACCGCAGCGTTCTTTCCGGTGGATGGCGTCAGCGTGGAATACCTCAAGCAGACCG GGCGAGAAGCACAAAAGCTGGCCTACATTACAAAATATCTGAAGGCCGTGGGCATGTTCCGGGACTACGGCGACGTCTCCCAGGATCCAGATTTCAGTCAG GTTGTagagttggacctcgggacggtGGTTCCGTGCTGCAGTGGGCCCAAGAGACCTCAGGACAAAATTCCTCTTTCAGACATGAAGGAAGACTTTGAAAGGTGTCTGGTTGCAAAG CAAGGTTTCAAAGGCTTTGCCGTGTCCCCGGATGGTCCGAGCGCCACGGTCCCCTTCTGCTACGACGGAAAAGACTACTCGTTAAGCCACGGCTCTGTTGTGATCGCGGCCATCACCAGCTGCACAAACACCAGCAACCCGTCCGTCATGCTCGGAGCCG GACTCCTCGCTAAGAAGGCGGTGGAGAACGGCTTAAGCGTGAGGCCTTACATCAAGACCAGCCTTTCGCCCGGCAGTGGAGTGGTGACCTATTACCTGAAGGAGAGCGGCGTTATGGACTATCTCTCTCAGTTGGG CTTTGAGGTGGTCGGCTACGGTTGCATGACCTGCATAGGAAACAGTGGACCCCTCCCGGAGCCGGTGGTGGAGGCCATCTCCCAG GGAGACTTGGTCGCCGCAGGCGTCCTGTCCGGAAACCGAAACTTTGAAGGTCGCGTCCACCCCAATACCAGAGCCAATTACCTTGCCTCGCCGCCGCTCGTTATTGCTTACGCCATAGCCGGGACCGTAAAGATTGACTTTGAGACAGAACCTATCG CTGTTAATTCCCATGGCCGAGGGGTCTTCTTGAGGGACATCTGGCCCACGCGCGAAGAGATCCAGCAAGAGGAGACAAAGTTTGTCATCCCGACAATGTTCAGAGAAGTCTACCAAAACGTCGAG AAAGGGAACGAACGCTGGAACTCTCTGGTGGCGCCGTCGGACGAGCTGTATCCCTGGGATGGCGCCTCCACGTATATCAAGTCCCCGCCGTTCTTTGATGGCTTG AGCATGCAGTTAAATCCTCCGGCAGCCATAGACAGCGCCTACGTGCTGCTGAACTTGGGCGACTCAGTGACGACGGACCACATTTCACCTGCTGGGAACATCACCAGAAGCAGCCCCGCCGCCCGCTACCTGTCAAGCAGAGG CATCAGCCCACGCGAGTTCAACTCTTACGGCTCCCGTCGAGGGAATGACGCCATCATGGCCCGGGGGACGTTTGCCAACATCCGCCTGTTTAACAAATTCCTCAACAAGCAGGCGCCGCAAACTGTTTTCCTGCCAACTGGCGAAGTG ATGGACGTTTTTGATGCCGCCGAGCGATACGGCCAATCGGGAGTCCCGCTCCTGATTCTTGCCGGGAAGGAGTATGGTTCGGGTAGCTCGAGAGATTGGGCAGCCAAAGGTCCATTGTTGCTG ATACGTAGAAGATCATTCAAAACTATCAAGAGTAGGCTTTCCTTGAAGGCAGTGAGCCACGTTTCCACCCCCCAAATCAAGGGCATCAAGGCTGTTCTCGCCGAGAGCTACGAGCGGATCCATCGGAGCAATCTGGTGGGGATGGGAATAATTCCGCTGGAGTATTTGCCGGGAGACAACGCAGAGAGTCTGGGCTTGACCGGAAGAGAACGCTTCCACATCGCCATCCCCGAGAACATCGCCCCTGGAATGATCGTGGCCGTGACG CTCCACACGGGCAAAACCTTTGGCGTACGGATGAGGTTCGACACCGACGTGGAACTGGCCTATTTCCACCACGGGGGGATCCTGAACTACATGATCCGCAAGATGTCTAAAAATTAA